tgtagacacaaaaaaatgggcaaattagaaaagagcctgcttgtgatgtAAGACattgcaaagccattgaagttcaattggggctGCCAatgagggcgccatttagtcaaacggaccatttcaatacccagcctaaatatatggttttaattagtcttgtagaattgcaattgatttttttttttgctaaatcaaagttgaatatatactattttaacatcagagaacactagtgcaatactcaattcatccattctatgtcctctttaacataggcattccaatacttatgacccctgtattttaagaaaaacattaatttatttatacattataggttggatatttccttatttttctttttttttttaatttaaggcattaagatcaatttccaaaagatgattttatattcctctttatagtcaactttaacatgcgttgcaatacttatggaggtaactgtgcacatgagctgcaagagtaggagatatatgcatatatattgcacaaataggagatgcagacaaattgacaagcataattcatttttgtggagagaatctgcagaactgagcggcagtcatattttgtaccgctatgTGGTGCGTCTAGTTTATACAAGACATATAAAATACAGTTCACACTAACCAAAGTGGCGTACATAGTGCAGTGTGAAAGAAATAGTATGTGGTATCCCCATGAACAAAGTCACTTTGTCATTTTAATATCTCCTTATATTCAACTCTTCTCACAAATTAGCAATTTAAGTCTGGTGTAACGCTGACCAAAACAATAATGTTCATTGAGATATACTTATTCCTTCAGAGGCAAGACCTACACAATTGATTAGAAACAGAAGGTCTTACATTCCATCAGTTTACCATTACCTTTTCTCTTTAGGTCTCATGAACAGGGACTATGAGATCCGTTtgagtagcagcagcagcacaataaCCCACTATTACGCCACGGGTACGGCTATGAGTGTGGCAGCCAACAGGATCTCCTACACTTTCAATCTCACTGGGCCTTCATTTGCTCTGGACAGTGCCTGTTCGTCCTCCTTAGTAGCCCTTCACTCTGCCTGCCAAGGCATCAGACAAGGTAAAATCACACTAATCAATCATATTTCTGTAGCATGTGTACAAAAGatagcatagtagcctatccgTATTCTGTCTATTCAAAAGTAACTATAAAATCTAATGTTCTTGTGGAATTGCTCTCATATTGGTGATATGAAAACCATAGGTTCCAGAGTTTCACCATAAACATGTCATTATTTGATTGTCTTTGGCTTTGTGTCATCATACAGGTGACTGTGATATGGCTCTGTGTGGAGGTGTCAGCTGCATTGTTGAGCCAAACATTTTTGTGGCTCTCAGCAAAGCCAAAATGATCTCACCTGATGGCACTAGCAAACCTTTTTCCAATAAAGCAGATGGATATGGCAGAGGGGAGGGCTGTGGCATTGTCCTTTTAAAACCTCTGAAGAGGGTAACACACGTTGACATTTTTATTATATGCATTAAACATTAGATGTAACTTATAGCTAAAGGAACACTTCGcccttttttcatattaaactacgttattcgcttaattaagacgagttgatacatacctctcacatttcaatgcgtgcactcactggctctggcgcgtggcgcaactttgatagtacttagctagcccaatgcattcattagcatccaaacagagatgaagttagaagcgaccaaacacctccatgttttccctattaaaatacagttacacgagtagtcacacgaccaagtatggtgagacaaaataaaacgtggtgcatttctaagcaggtaaaagggataactattgtgtggcagaataatattgggagcacttagactctacgcagtaatatcctcactccaaaatgaaactgaaagtgcaacagtgaggatattactgtgccacacaatatagttatcccttttaacTGCTTAGTAATgcgccacgttttattttgtctcaccatacttggtcgtgtgactactcgtgtaactgtgttttaatagggaaaacatggaggtgtttggtcgcttctaacttcatctctgtttggatcctaatgaatgcattgggctagctaggtgctatcaaagttgcgccacgtgccagagccagtgagtgcacgcattgaaacgtgagaggtatgtatcaactcgttttaattaggggaataacgtagtccaccgttttttcatagtAAACTATGTCAGTCCCTTAACTCAATGGCTCTGGTGCGCAGCGCAAcattgatagcacttagctagcccagttcattcattaggatccaaacagagatgaagttagaagcgaccaaacacctccacgttttccctgCTTAAATATAGTTCCACAAGTAGTTACACAACCAAGTATAAACTAAAAATAActaaaaataaaacgtggtgcttTTCTAAGCGGGTAAAAAAGAtaattctaaaacggatagttccggtccttgattatgattggctgaatcgcgttctatgccgttgtaaatatcacgataacctcacaccttgaccgcatttcgttctatagtaatgcactaccacaaaactagcacaaaagttagagtggctgtgtctcattgttgcatggcaaccattcatatggagggaatatatttcttggcagaagaaagattatctatgaatacatcgttactttttcgttgctgtgcctttgtttcatgaaatcttgctagatcgacgtagtaaccattttagaaaagcaataagccattttagaaaagcaataagccactcgtgGTTTAAAcggtataatcgaacagcttcgcgtcgtgcctaacaacgccccttagcttttcgattatacagtataaaccacagCCTCTCGGGCCTTATTGCTTAACTATAATGTATGGCGGAATAGCATTTGGGAGCACTTCGattcggcgcagtaatatcattgtgatgagtcgaagtgctcccgaATGCTATTCCGCCATTTCGTCATTCTGTGTAACTACTCTTGGAACTATATTTAAGtagggaaaacgtggaggtgtttggtcgctaaCCCCAGTGACTATaatggttcacacacacacacacacacacacagacacacacacacatattgtatatactgtagatgtgtatatatatatatatatatatatatatggatcTAAATGTGTAGTACAGTATATACCTTAAAGTCAAGTAGTATTATGCTAAAAGGTACAATATTAAATGTTACATTCAAATTGATATTAGCAATTCATAATGAATCTTATTTTCATTAACATTCACATCAATATTCGGATTACATTTTACAGGCTTTATCAGACTGTGATCACATATGGGGCATTATCAGCAAAACTGCAGTAAACCAAGATGGCCGCACTGTCACTCCAATCACCAAGCCATCCATGGCTCAACAGGAGGACCTTCTCAGCAGAATCTACTCTACAGAGAGTGACCTGATCAGTGTCCAGTACATAGAGGCTCATGGGACTGGAACACCAGTAGGTGACCCAATAGAGGCAGGCAGCATATCAAAGGTCATTGCCAAAGCAAGACCATCAGGATCAGGGCAGATATATATGGGTTCAGTTAAAGGAAACATTGGGCACACTGAATCAGCAGCAGGGGTGGCAGGACTGATTAAGGTTCTCCTAATGATGAAACATGAAACAATTGTGCCCTCAGTGTTCTACACAGAGGATGGAGCTAGCATTGATGCTAAAGCCCTGAATGTAATCGTACCTACCCAGCCACAAAAATGGTTAGCCCCAAGCACTGGAAGGGCTGCAGGAATAAACAACTTTGGTTTTGGGGGGACCAATGCTCATGTTATCATCAGAGAGTATAATCAACCGAACAATTCAGATAGAGAGGTTCAGAAATCTCAGCACATGTTTGTGCTCTCAGCAGCATCAGAAAAATCTCTTACCAGTATGATTGCTGATATGGCTGAACAGCTGAGCAAGGAGACAACAGCTGACATACAAACTCTTTCATACACGTCAGCATGTAAGAGAAGTCATGTAAAACACAAATACAGGAAGGTGTTCAGAGCCTCATCATTGACAGAGTTAGGAGGACAGCTCAAGTCAAGTCTTGATAAAAAGATaatcccctccaaatcagatccCAGATTggtgtttgttttctgtggcAATGGTGTTACCTACAGAGGGATGTGCAGACAACTGCTCAAGAAAGAGCCCGTTTTCAAAGAAAAGATCATGGAAATTGAGAGAGCCTTACAAAGCTACAAAAGCCAGAGCTTGATAGATGCACTTGAGAATGACATTGTTGAAGATCTTGACTTCTCAAAACCAGATGTTGTCCAGCCACTGTTGTTTGCTGTTCAGGTGGCCATTGTTTCTCTCTTAAAACACTGGGGCGTAAACCCAGATGCTGTTCTTGGGCATTCTGTAGGAGAGGTTGCTGCTGCTCATTGCTCTGGTCTGCTGTCACTTGAGGATGCTGTCAAGGTCATCCATTACCGCAGTGTGTTGCAGAACAAGGTCACTGGTGGGAAGATGTTGGTTGTCAGTAACATGGCTGTAACAGATGTACTTCAATACCTGTCATCTTTCTCAGGGAAAATTTATTTAGCTGCCCATAACAGTCCCACATCTTGCACTCTATCAGGTGATGCAGAATCCATTTTGGCTCTGCACAAAACACTAAGCAGTTCAGCAAACAGCAATACTCTGTTTCTTACTGTCTTGGATGTCCCTGCTGCATACCACAGCCACATGATGGACCCAATTCTCTCAGAGGTAAAGAGCAGCATAGGGTCTCTGGAGAAAAATGGAATGGATGCAGAGTTGTACTCAACTGTATCGGGCAAAATAGCTAGCAATCATGATTTCTGTACTGGCTTATACTGGTCCATGAATATCCGTGAATCTGTTGAGTTTGAGAAGGCACTGATATCAGTAGCTAGTAACAATCGGAATGCAGTGTTTGTGGAGATAGGTCCCAGACGAGCTTTGTACAGAAACATCATGGAGACACTTGGGAATGACTCTATTGTCCTGTCTTCAGCACAGCCTGAAAAAGATCATGAGACACTGCTTACCACTTTCAGTAAGCTCTTTGAGTTAGGTTTCAGTGCTAACTGGGATCAATTCTATTCTGGCATGCAGATCATTCCAACTTCCCTTCCAAGGTATCAGTTTGACTGTGTTAAGAGATACATCACCCTTTCACATGCACCAGAGAGTACAGCAAGTGGCCATCCTGTCCTCAAACAGACACGATTAAGAGCCCATGAGTTTGTTTGTGATTTATCATCCCCAAAACTCTCATATTTGTCAGAACACAAAAACAATGGTGTTCCCATTATCCCAGGGGCTTTATATGTTGAGATTGGCCTGGCTGCTTACATGGCAAATGCCAAGCCAAAGGCTTCACTCAACACACTGCAACTGAGTATCAACTTCTTGACTCCATTTCTGTTGACTAAGCGTCAACCTGAGCTGAAGGTGACTCTTGAATCAGTTGAGCATGAGACTCTTTTTAAGATTCATTCCAGCAGCACAGTCTTTGCATCAGGGAGCATAGAATGTAAACAAGAGAAGATGGTGGATGAAAGGAACATTTTGTTAGATTGCATATCTAACAGATGCACATCTGTTATTAAATCTGATGAGTTGTACAGGAAATTAGACAAAGGAGGCTTCCAGTATGGTGGTGTCTTCAAGAACAAAGGAGACATTCTTTGGGGGGAGGAATTAAGGGAGTCTTATTCTCTTGTAACTGTCCCAGAGGAGCTACTTAGTCAAGTACATGAATTTTGCGTCCATCCAGTTATTCTGGATTACCTAATGCAGATGACACTCATCACAGGTTGCCAGGGGAATCATGTCAGACCAAGCTTTCCCTCAGCTGTTGGTAGTTTCATTGTGCTGGAACCCCTCCAGAAGGAGATGGTTATATATCTAAAAGCCACTGATCTGGCAGATGATCACTTTGTAGTGTGTGGCTGTcttacagacagagaggggagagttcTTGTTGAGGTGAGGCATTTAGTGGTCAAGTATGTTGGGAGTTTATCTCGTGTTCTTGAGATGAACTTCTTTCACAATGATCTCAACATCATTTCAGAGGATGCACAGACAACAATGACTCAAGGGAATGCATTGGTCTTTTCTGACCATGATGCCATTTCATTGGCCATAAAACCATATCTAAGTAATGGATCAAAATATATTTCCTTAAAGTATGCAAATACAGTGTTGAAACAGGGACCGGCTGCATTGTTTGCTAAGGTAAACATCTCAGATGTGAGGAAAACTTTCACAGATATTTTGTTCATGTGGGGCAATCAAGACCTCTCCACTCAGACAGTTGATGATGTCTTGACAAACATGGCAAATTGTTGTGAACAATTCCGCCAATTACTTTTAGAACTGAGGAAGATGAATTACACAAACTCTGTCAGAGTAGTGACTAATCAATCTTCAGAGACTACAGTGAACCATATCAGTTCAGGGTTTGTACTTTCAGGCATGACAAGAGCATGTGCAGCGGAAATATCTGAATTCACATTTCAGCTGATTGACATTGGCTCTGTCTCAGCTGAGAACATTAGAGCCCTCAATCAGGTCCTGACTTGTTATCCCTGCAGCGAATACCCAGAGTTGGTAGTGAAAGATGGTCAGATTCTTCAACCACAAATTGTAAACACCACCATGCCTGTAACAGGAAGCCAAGAGAAGAAGGTTTGCAGTTCACAAGCAAAGGCTTTCACTTTACAGACAGCAGACCCTTTCAAAATGACCAGTATATCTGCCATTCCCTCTGATGTGGAAGTTGGACAAATACCAGAGAAAAATGTTGAGGTTCAGCTGAGTCAAATTTGTGTCCATTCATCAGATTACTATTCAGTTAGTGTCTCTGACCACAACTTTGGTCAAACAATGTActggaacaaacacacaaatcagaCTCACAAACTCCTGGCACTTGACTTCAGTGGCATTGTCACAGCTGTGGGGAAGGGTGTGAGGAAACTAAAAGTTGGAGACCGCATTGCTGCATGTTACCCTGTAATAGCCTCCTCAAAAATTGTAGTACCAGGAGATGTTTGCTACAGAACAAAGAAACTTCCATTTTTGAGTGACCTCCCATGTGTTTCATACTATGTAGTAGTCTGGAGGATACTCCACTCAATTATACCAAAACTGAAATGGGATGGCAAATTGGCCATTATCTCCTCTGTCCCTGACTCAGGCTTGGTGAAAGCCCTCACTCTGATTGCAAATAAGTCTGGATGGAAGGCCTTTGTTACAACTGAGCTGAGTGGGCCACTGCAAGATCTGAACAAATTCGATGCACTTGTCTTACTGCCTCCATTTAACAAATCTCTCTTTGTCAAAGCTTGCACCATCTCTGGTGTCAAACATATTGTTGTTGTTCATGACAGTAAGGTTTCAACAATTGATTCTGAAAACATTCTTAGAGAAGACAATGATGTTGCTTTCATTCAGACCATTGAGGTCTCCAGCATTCTGGCCAAAGGGTCAATTAGAGCAAACCAACCACGGATTTATAAATGGCTGAGGGCACTACACCTTGACAAGAAGTTTTTAGCTCTCTCAACGATTACATTTCAGAGGAGCATGACTGGAAGCATTGACATACTGCCCTTTGATGAGCCAAAGTCTTACTTTAGTGTCAGAACTATGCCTATGGTGATACTAGATGGAAGCAAAGGAAAGCATGCAGTCTCTGATATTGTACTGCTACCAGGAGAACACAGGCTCTTCAACAAGAACTGTGTGTACATTGTGAGTGGTGGCCTCACTGGGCTGGGGTTTGAGACAGTGAGGTTCATTgctgagagaggtggagggtaCATTGTCATTCTCTCCAGGAGGAGTCCGAGCTCTGAGATGCAACTAGAGATTGATGCTGTGAAGCAGCAGTGTGGGGCAGTGATTGTCAGTTTACAATGTGACATCGCCATCCCTGAACAAGTGAAAAAGGCCATCTTTACCATTGAGGAAAGTCTCATCTCTTGCCCCATAAAGGGAATATTTCACAGCGCAGTTGTACTTCATGATGCTCTTTTAGAGAAACTTGACAAATCCCTCTTTGAGAAGGTACTGAAGCCCAAATTGAATGGAGCGCTGAATCTCCATCATGCTACACAGCACTGTAAGCTTGACTATTTTGTGTGCTTCTCATCAATTGCCTCATTTTTAGGCAATGCATCCCAGACAAACTATGCAGCTGCTAACTCATTTCTTGACACCTTCTGTCATTATAGAAGGCGTCTCGGACTTGCAGCGCAGTCCATCAACTGGGGGGCCTTGAACCTTGGCCTTCTCTTGAACAAAGACCATCTGCAAAAATTTTTAGAGGCCAAAGGCATGATGGTGATGCATGGTCCAGAAATCCTTCAGAGCCTAGAGCAGTGTCTTATGTTGAACAAAGCTCAGCAAGTCATTTGCAAGTTCAACTTCAAAACTATGTATCATCATGGGTTTTCAcaaaatccctctctctctaagcgGTTGGGCACTTTGGTTTTAGGTGAACTTACTGATGCAGATATGTCTGATGTGCCGACTGAATCGTCTTCTTCCCCAAATGAGTTTGTCACTAGGGTAGTCAGTGAGACTTTGGGTGTTGAGTATGATGAGCTGAATGATGAGACATTCCTCTCAGCTCTGGGTGTTGACTCCATGTTGGGACTGACTCTACAGAATCTTATCTTCCAGGAGAAAGGTATAAACATCCCTCTTGTCAAATTACTGGATCCTAACTTAAATATTTCAAATTTGGCAGCAATACTAATAGAACCTTCTCAAGATGTTATAGAAGACAGGAATGATGCTACACGGTTATAGATTCCAGGTGTCCAAGCAATGATGATGGTGACTTTAAAGACTATCAGAGCTGTCATGAAACGTTAATTTTAAGCTAGGTTCGTCTAAAAGTTTTTGTTAAAATGATTTACaagaaaatgtatgaattgatgTGTGAATATGAATTTGTGAATTACTTGCACGGTCATATTGTGATATAACATACCTTACTTTTAAAGACGTCGTGTGTATTTGATGTAAATCTCAGTGGTTTAAATAGCATTTAGTTTACTTAAGAAAACTGTATATAAAATGTTGTTGTATGTCCATGGGTAAAattttataaaatatatatttccagACCACAATGTATtcatacaaataaatatgatagcagatatttttaaaacattgtTGCATGTGGCATTGTAGAGAAATGTTTTAATAGAAACAATAACATGTAAAGAACAAATATGGATTGATACAATTCTGAACAAAACAGGaattacattttacattataTTTTCTTTGGATTGCTTATGTTGTTCAGTCCTTGACACTACGGGTTACACACTAACTATAAAAACCTTACACTAAACCATGCAAACATCacacaatactgtacatctcttgGAAAAGGAAACAAATCTTCCCTTtctaaaaaatgtgttttgtgtcattacagtaaacacaaacCAACATTTGAAAAAGCACATGAAGCACCATTTATGCTGATAACAATTACTTGAGAAATAAGCTTCAGTATATGGAACGTTTAGTAGGGATAGGTCTAAGAGGCCTTGATACATTCTTGTTAAGGCACATCTTGAGGTGTTGTCACTGGCTGTGATGTTTCACATAACCTCTAAGTATGATGAATGTTGTGTTCAGTAACAATAGTGAAATAAAAAACTAAGTGAGTTAAAGACAAAGTTGCTGTTGTGCCCTTCTGCACAGCATGTATTGTAGTTGTTAGACCAGGTTGAAATCACAAAAATGTTCCTTTCTTCAGGCATTTTTGAGTAAAAGTTGGCAATAACCTATAGGggtatttttttattataatgttatctttaatgcatttttgctGTTTGTCAAGCTTTATCGCTTACGTGAAACTCAGTAGTGTGTAAAATCCAAGATGACCGCCTTATACGCGCatgatgtaaaataaaaaatatatggaaTTTCCTGACATTTTAGATACCCCTAGAAAAGTCTGTTTGACAACTTTTACTCAAAAATGGCCAATAGCCAATGGCTAATGGTCACTTCTGAAAATCAACCTACCAGCCTGTTGTAAAAGGGCATACAAAGTCAATTGAAACATATGAACATAATGAAAAACAGCATCCAAGAGAGGCAGGGTCTCTTAGTAAAGATGCATCACTCTGTGCACAAATGATGAAACAATGTCATTTTAATGCTTCTTAGCATAACATTTTGAAGTATTAGGGGAGTTCATTATCTCTAGGAAATAATACTATTAAAACATTTCCATAATCCACAGAAATCTTTGCAAACAAGAGAAAgagctgaaaaacaaattgaatgGCCATGGTCTTTTGGACCTCAGATGACACTGCATCAAGTTTCCACACCAGTTTCCAGACCTGCCATTGTCATGGGTTCAGGAAAACCTCTGATAACCATGATATTTGTGCGCAGTTGATACTCAATTCAAAATCAGCAGCCAAAATGATAACATCCAAAATAGTAGGCCTGTTGATATGATACACAGACATGATACAGAAAATACCACCATCTTATCTGGGCTTGAGCTTGTTTGACATGGACTGAggcaacatgaaaaaaaaatgtcctgtGGTTAGACCAATCACAATTTGCCATTCTTTGTGATGTCATGGACTGTTCTGAGATAAAGAGGAGAGGGCCCAAGTATCCAACCTATCCAACTTGTTTTAGTGCTCAGTTCAAAACCCAACATCTATGACACTGTGGAGGAGCAGTAGTGCCTACAGCATGGGCAACTTGCACATTTGGCAAAgcacaatcaattctgaatgaTTTTGAGCAACATTTACTGCCAggcaatgtttttttcccagGGAAGACCATGAATATGTCAGGAAACAATGGCAAAATGAATTTTGCACACATTTAAACAGTGTGTCTCTACAGGGGAAGAGTCTAGGTCTTACAGTGGCCTGTCTGCAGTCCAGATTTGTCAGATTAGGTGTATCATGGAATGAAAAACATGACTAAGAATACCCAAAACTGTTGAGCAACTGCAATCCTATATTGGGGAGTAATGGGACtacatttcattctcaaaatAAAACTCTAATTTTGTTAAATGAGGTGAAGCAGCACAGTGGTAAACTTGTTGGCattaaattcaaaatgaacatattttccatgaaatagtcgCAATTTACATTTTCAAAATTTGATATGGTGTCATTGTTGCCCCTACAACCGTTTCGCTagcttgtaaacaaatccatgtgctttattattaccttttttttccacagttaATAAGAAATAGCATGCACACTTTCTCCAGCAGAGGGAGAACTATAGCTAATTCTACCAGGGGGGCTTTAGATACATTCTGTATTCATGTTGGGATAGTACAATGGTCTGATGATCAGCAAGGTTCTGATGCACCTCTGTTCTGCTGTGAATTTGTGGTCAAACTAGATCAATGTCTTTCATACCAGCTAACAAAGGATTTAACACGGCACAAACCGATATCACCATACAGTAGGTGTACATTTGGCTGTCATTTGACAATCGTATTTAGTCACCCATTTGTGATTGCTTAGTGTGAACATATTCATTACAGTGATGATCaatataaatagatagatatcaCTCAATTAAAATTTTAGAGCAATGGACATACACAATcagcacaacaaaaacatgtgtTAATTTATCTAGTTTTATTAGTTAATTAATTAGTATATTTATTAATGCAACAATGTATTACATTTTGCATTTGAGTTGTTTGCTGTTCACTCTTTACGAACAAATCTAGCTCAGGAAACCATAATTAGAGATCATTACATTTCAATGTGATTTTCTGTTGTAGCCATCAGATAAATTGCCAACATAAATTGAAATTActtaataaacaacaacaacaacaacaacaaaacacatgttACGGTTGGATATGTGTGGAACAATAAGCTACATACATAATTGAGTATATTTCAGGAGTGTTCTTTTTAAATGCTTACAGTGTCTCAACTACTGTATCTCAGCTACTTCCCATTGGGGCATCAAGATCAACCTCGTAATTTCTTTGAGAGTTCTGTGATTTTAAAGTCCAAGCAAATTAGTGAAATTTTTTATTACAAAGATGATTAGcgcaaaaaaaagaatcattCATTTCTAGAAATTCAGTGAATCAGATCAAATGACCGTATTTTCCATTAACGTTTACCTACGTTTAACCTCAAAGGAAACTGAATGGTGTCCCTGCACATACATTGAGAAACCCTGGTCTAGAACACTAATTATTACATTAAATAATTGCCAAAACCAACTTTAGAACTATTTATATGTGAGGCAAAAGAAGAATAAACAGAAATCTAAATAAATGATTTGAAAACACAATTTGATATCTTTAAACTTGATTGGTCGATTGTAGCATTATGGTATTGGTAATCCCCACAGCCTTGGAGATATCCTTCAAaaacacaccactctctctcatgtcatAGATCTTCATTGAATATTCAGAGCGCTGACGAGATTTTAACAGTAGTTCTGATATCAGTGATCAACTTGTAGAAATTCCACCAAGGTAGCAACTGTGCTGTTTGGAT
This is a stretch of genomic DNA from Sardina pilchardus chromosome 19, fSarPil1.1, whole genome shotgun sequence. It encodes these proteins:
- the LOC134066526 gene encoding uncharacterized protein LOC134066526 → MDDIAVIGIGCNFPGGESLDNFWKVLVEGRNCAVEIPDERFDCSQWYDPDENKPGKTRTKRAALINGFNEFDNKFFGITDAEADQMDPQHKMLLQCSYRALEDAGIPMEKASGTRTGVYIGLMNRDYEIRLSSSSSTITHYYATGTAMSVAANRISYTFNLTGPSFALDSACSSSLVALHSACQGIRQGDCDMALCGGVSCIVEPNIFVALSKAKMISPDGTSKPFSNKADGYGRGEGCGIVLLKPLKRALSDCDHIWGIISKTAVNQDGRTVTPITKPSMAQQEDLLSRIYSTESDLISVQYIEAHGTGTPVGDPIEAGSISKVIAKARPSGSGQIYMGSVKGNIGHTESAAGVAGLIKVLLMMKHETIVPSVFYTEDGASIDAKALNVIVPTQPQKWLAPSTGRAAGINNFGFGGTNAHVIIREYNQPNNSDREVQKSQHMFVLSAASEKSLTSMIADMAEQLSKETTADIQTLSYTSACKRSHVKHKYRKVFRASSLTELGGQLKSSLDKKIIPSKSDPRLVFVFCGNGVTYRGMCRQLLKKEPVFKEKIMEIERALQSYKSQSLIDALENDIVEDLDFSKPDVVQPLLFAVQVAIVSLLKHWGVNPDAVLGHSVGEVAAAHCSGLLSLEDAVKVIHYRSVLQNKVTGGKMLVVSNMAVTDVLQYLSSFSGKIYLAAHNSPTSCTLSGDAESILALHKTLSSSANSNTLFLTVLDVPAAYHSHMMDPILSEVKSSIGSLEKNGMDAELYSTVSGKIASNHDFCTGLYWSMNIRESVEFEKALISVASNNRNAVFVEIGPRRALYRNIMETLGNDSIVLSSAQPEKDHETLLTTFSKLFELGFSANWDQFYSGMQIIPTSLPRYQFDCVKRYITLSHAPESTASGHPVLKQTRLRAHEFVCDLSSPKLSYLSEHKNNGVPIIPGALYVEIGLAAYMANAKPKASLNTLQLSINFLTPFLLTKRQPELKVTLESVEHETLFKIHSSSTVFASGSIECKQEKMVDERNILLDCISNRCTSVIKSDELYRKLDKGGFQYGGVFKNKGDILWGEELRESYSLVTVPEELLSQVHEFCVHPVILDYLMQMTLITGCQGNHVRPSFPSAVGSFIVLEPLQKEMVIYLKATDLADDHFVVCGCLTDREGRVLVEVRHLVVKYVGSLSRVLEMNFFHNDLNIISEDAQTTMTQGNALVFSDHDAISLAIKPYLSNGSKYISLKYANTVLKQGPAALFAKVNISDVRKTFTDILFMWGNQDLSTQTVDDVLTNMANCCEQFRQLLLELRKMNYTNSVRVVTNQSSETTVNHISSGFVLSGMTRACAAEISEFTFQLIDIGSVSAENIRALNQVLTCYPCSEYPELVVKDGQILQPQIVNTTMPVTGSQEKKVCSSQAKAFTLQTADPFKMTSISAIPSDVEVGQIPEKNVEVQLSQICVHSSDYYSVSVSDHNFGQTMYWNKHTNQTHKLLALDFSGIVTAVGKGVRKLKVGDRIAACYPVIASSKIVVPGDVCYRTKKLPFLSDLPCVSYYVVVWRILHSIIPKLKWDGKLAIISSVPDSGLVKALTLIANKSGWKAFVTTELSGPLQDLNKFDALVLLPPFNKSLFVKACTISGVKHIVVVHDSKVSTIDSENILREDNDVAFIQTIEVSSILAKGSIRANQPRIYKWLRALHLDKKFLALSTITFQRSMTGSIDILPFDEPKSYFSVRTMPMVILDGSKGKHAVSDIVLLPGEHRLFNKNCVYIVSGGLTGLGFETVRFIAERGGGYIVILSRRSPSSEMQLEIDAVKQQCGAVIVSLQCDIAIPEQVKKAIFTIEESLISCPIKGIFHSAVVLHDALLEKLDKSLFEKVLKPKLNGALNLHHATQHCKLDYFVCFSSIASFLGNASQTNYAAANSFLDTFCHYRRRLGLAAQSINWGALNLGLLLNKDHLQKFLEAKGMMVMHGPEILQSLEQCLMLNKAQQVICKFNFKTMYHHGFSQNPSLSKRLGTLVLGELTDADMSDVPTESSSSPNEFVTRVVSETLGVEYDELNDETFLSALGVDSMLGLTLQNLIFQEKGINIPLVKLLDPNLNISNLAAILIEPSQDVIEDRNDATRL